GAATGAATCCAGCCGCAGGTACATAACAGAAGAGCCGGAATTCTATATCCCACAGCATCATGAGTGGAGAAGTGCACCGGAGAATTCAAAGCAAGGCAGTGGAGCGCCGCTATCCATGGAAGAAGGAACGAAGCTGACTCAGGAGTTAATCGATTACATAGAGCTGGGTGTACAGAAATATGAGGAAGCACTTCAGAGGGGAGTATGTGCTGAACAGGCCAGATTGTTTTTGCCTTCATACGGAATGTACATCCGTTGGTATTGGACGGCGTCTCTCCAGTCCGTTTGTCATTTCCTGAACCAGCGTCTGATGCATGATGCGCAGAAAGAAATACAGCTGTATGCCAAAGCCATTTTGAACTTAAGTGAATCCCTTTTTCCGTATGCACTTAAAGAGATGGTCGAGCTGGGCAGCATAACAGTGGAGGAAGCTTAACATGATTGAATTTCGTGAAATGGTAATAGAAGATTACGAAGAGAGCTTCGCTCTCTGGAATAAGACTGAAGGGATGGGACTCAGTAGTGCGGATTCCAGAGAGTCGATACAGCTGTACCTCGAACGGAATCAAGGCTTCAGTCAGGTAGCGGTCTACAGTGGAAGGGTCATAGGAACACTGCTCTCCGGTCATGACGGAAGAAGAGGATATCTGTATCATCTGGCAGTGGAGCCTGAATTTCGGGGACAGTCCATTGCTAAAAATTTAGTCCGCCATGCTATAGCATTACTGCGGGAAGCAGGCATACAGCGTGCGCATATTATGGTGCTTGACTCGAATGAGACCGGAAAGGCATTCTGGTCTCGGATGGGCTGGACCGGGCGTGATGATGTTCTTCTTCGTTCCTCTGACACGGATGTAGAATAATGCTGCTGACAGGAGGCCTGCAGTATGAATCGATCGGATTTACATAGTTGTTTGTTTGCCATAGCACTAGAAAAGTCAGAGAGCATAAAGAATCATGTAACTGATGTAAAAGCAATTGCTGTTACAGGCTCCGTGGCTTCCGGGATTGTCTATCCTTCATCAGATATTGATATTATCGCCTATGTAGAAGGGTCTATTTCTGATTCGTTAAGGCAGTATGTAGAACAAGATCTTCAGATCAGCCAGGGCAAGATCATAGCTATAACGGAGGAGGCCCTGGCCGTCAATTATTGGTTACAACAGACCAAATGTGAGGTCGTATATTTCTCAGAAAGACTTGCTTGTCGTAAGCTGGATTCATTGCTAAAAGATTATGATATTAGCTTGAACACCCATACGGTTGCGACTGGCATCCTTAAGGCAAGAACATTATATGATCCTGCAGGCTTGATCAGTGGCTGGAAAGATAGACTGAGTCAATATCCTGATGAGCTTGCTACTTCATTAATTAAAGCTAATCTCGATTTTTTCCCCGAGCCAGTGCTTAAAGCATCCTATATGGAACGAAGTGATCATTTATACGTAATAGAAGGGAAGCTTCGAAACCAAGATAAGCTGCTGTCCATTTTATGCGGTTTAAACCGAATGTATCATCCGGGGAAGTGGAAAAGTGTGGGGCAAATTTATGAGCAGATGAGCATCAAACCAATAAACTTGGAACATCGGATGAATATGGTGTGGCAGCTGCCTATGGAAGAGTCCATTGAGCTGCTGTCGGAGCTCATCTACGAAACATTGGATTTAATTAGACTACAAATGCCCGATATAGATATAACAAGCATTATTAATGAGTACCAGAGGTTCTGGTAATGGCAGCTTCATGCTAAAATGGAGTTATCGCCTATGCGGTTATCCAGTAGATCATTGACGGTAAACTACAGCAAAGAGCTCCTCTGACTTAAGCTGCGAAAGGGAGGGTGCCTATGGATGTGGAGAATCTTGTGGTGTTCAGCTTTGTTGGGGTTGTATTTATCATTCTAGGACTATTCATGCGAATCAGACCTCCTAAACGAATGAACCACATTTATGGTTATCGGACGAATCGTTCCATGAAGAGTGAACGCATGTGGAAGGAAGCTAATCGTTATAGTGCAGCCTGGATGGTCGGAATAGGTCTCTTCTATATTATTATCGGTTTGTTTGTATCCAGGTTTGTTCGCGGTATGGAGGGCTTTGGCATTCTGGTCGGACTTATGCTGATGTTCAATCTGCTCCTGTTTGTGGTCGTCGAACGCAGACTGAAGGAAATGGAAGATCGAACCTACTAAAGGGAGGAACAACATGTCAGTTACGACGATATATATCGTAAGGCACGGACAGACGGAATGGAACGTACTGGGCAAGATGCAGGGACATCAAGATTCTCCGCTAACGGATCTTGGTATTCGTCAAGCTAGGTGGCTTGGTGAAGCGCTCGATGAGAAGCCAATTGATGCAATCTACACAAGCTCTAGCGGCAGAGCAGTTCATACTGCAGAGCTGATCCGCGGCAGTCGGGACATACCCGTGACCTTAACGGATAACTTGAGGGAAATGAATCTGGGGCTATGGGAAGGCCGGACCGGAGACGAGCTGAAATTAGAGGAGCCGGTGAAGTATCAGCAATATTGGGAGGAGCCGGAAGTGTTCGCTGCAGACGGTGGAGAAACCTACATCGAAACGATGACCAGAGCGCAGCAAGAACTGAAGCATATTCTTAACGTAAATCGGGGAAAGTCGGTGCTTATCGTAACGCACACAGTCGTGGTTAAACTACTGATGACATGGATCGAGCAGCGCTCGCTTGATACGTTATGGGATTTGCCTTATATTCATCCGGCTTCCTTGTGCAAGATTGTATTTAATGAAGAGAACAAGCCGGAAGTTGTGCTTCATGCGGATATTTCACATTACCCTGAGACCGC
This sequence is a window from Paenibacillus urinalis. Protein-coding genes within it:
- the thyX gene encoding FAD-dependent thymidylate synthase; the protein is MSFEQVLDKGYVRLVNHMGSDLTIVNAARVSYAKESTTLSDRDIRLIQFLAREGHTSPFRHVVLQFEVYAPLMVARQWWKYVIGSSHMEGTGDSMEAWNESSRRYITEEPEFYIPQHHEWRSAPENSKQGSGAPLSMEEGTKLTQELIDYIELGVQKYEEALQRGVCAEQARLFLPSYGMYIRWYWTASLQSVCHFLNQRLMHDAQKEIQLYAKAILNLSESLFPYALKEMVELGSITVEEA
- a CDS encoding GNAT family N-acetyltransferase, coding for MIEFREMVIEDYEESFALWNKTEGMGLSSADSRESIQLYLERNQGFSQVAVYSGRVIGTLLSGHDGRRGYLYHLAVEPEFRGQSIAKNLVRHAIALLREAGIQRAHIMVLDSNETGKAFWSRMGWTGRDDVLLRSSDTDVE
- a CDS encoding nucleotidyltransferase domain-containing protein, which gives rise to MNRSDLHSCLFAIALEKSESIKNHVTDVKAIAVTGSVASGIVYPSSDIDIIAYVEGSISDSLRQYVEQDLQISQGKIIAITEEALAVNYWLQQTKCEVVYFSERLACRKLDSLLKDYDISLNTHTVATGILKARTLYDPAGLISGWKDRLSQYPDELATSLIKANLDFFPEPVLKASYMERSDHLYVIEGKLRNQDKLLSILCGLNRMYHPGKWKSVGQIYEQMSIKPINLEHRMNMVWQLPMEESIELLSELIYETLDLIRLQMPDIDITSIINEYQRFW
- a CDS encoding SdpI family protein, with protein sequence MDVENLVVFSFVGVVFIILGLFMRIRPPKRMNHIYGYRTNRSMKSERMWKEANRYSAAWMVGIGLFYIIIGLFVSRFVRGMEGFGILVGLMLMFNLLLFVVVERRLKEMEDRTY
- a CDS encoding histidine phosphatase family protein codes for the protein MSVTTIYIVRHGQTEWNVLGKMQGHQDSPLTDLGIRQARWLGEALDEKPIDAIYTSSSGRAVHTAELIRGSRDIPVTLTDNLREMNLGLWEGRTGDELKLEEPVKYQQYWEEPEVFAADGGETYIETMTRAQQELKHILNVNRGKSVLIVTHTVVVKLLMTWIEQRSLDTLWDLPYIHPASLCKIVFNEENKPEVVLHADISHYPETAGMNGT